Proteins encoded within one genomic window of Candidatus Eisenbacteria bacterium:
- a CDS encoding cbb3-type cytochrome c oxidase subunit I, with protein sequence MNPEQTFDSSRGRSAVSLWLITTCVLFAVMVILGFLMRSGQSGVLALDPQLFYAIMTLHGLGMAGVLFTGGLAMLWLLVSRYAPPSLRVLNTSYVLIVLGVVGLVVATLVGRFGPGWYLLYPLPFAASGWPHWSIGLATASLMILGVGWLLTQLDILRVIARRYGPAGMLGWTRAGEPETPPTVMIAAVVTVAGSLTTVVGAAVFFLYLLKWFNPSVEYDALLLKNMVFLFGHTIVNVTMYMGVAAVYELLPEFTGRPWKNNRITTLSWNVTLLFVLTAYFHHIYMDFAQPFALQIVGQVTSYLSSVPATAVTIFGVIGQVYRGSNRWSFTPLAMTAGIVGWVVGGFAAVADSTIAINRVLHNTLWVPGHFHTYFLVGYVLMLLGFAHHLYRSHAEKLAAASLGLMLLGGYGLVTSFYLGGANSVPRRYASYDMIPMSSLALTGKHLALLGAISALTFLIGVLTFYVSLMKGRRAAGQ encoded by the coding sequence ATGAACCCGGAACAGACCTTCGATTCCTCGCGCGGTCGCTCGGCCGTTTCGCTGTGGCTGATCACCACCTGCGTGCTGTTCGCGGTGATGGTGATCCTCGGATTCCTCATGCGCTCCGGGCAGTCCGGAGTGCTGGCGCTCGACCCGCAGTTGTTCTACGCGATCATGACGCTGCACGGACTCGGCATGGCCGGCGTGCTCTTCACCGGCGGTCTGGCGATGCTCTGGCTGCTGGTGTCGCGTTACGCGCCGCCCAGCCTGCGCGTGCTCAACACCTCGTACGTGCTGATCGTCCTCGGGGTCGTCGGCCTGGTCGTCGCGACGCTGGTCGGGCGCTTCGGTCCCGGCTGGTACCTGCTCTACCCGCTGCCGTTCGCGGCCTCCGGCTGGCCGCACTGGTCCATCGGCCTCGCGACCGCGTCGCTGATGATTCTCGGCGTGGGCTGGCTGCTGACCCAGCTCGACATCCTGCGCGTCATCGCGCGCCGCTACGGCCCCGCCGGCATGCTCGGCTGGACCCGCGCCGGCGAACCCGAGACGCCGCCGACCGTGATGATCGCGGCGGTCGTCACCGTGGCGGGCAGCCTGACCACCGTGGTCGGCGCGGCGGTGTTCTTCCTCTACCTGCTCAAGTGGTTCAACCCGTCGGTCGAGTACGACGCGCTGCTGCTCAAGAACATGGTGTTCCTGTTCGGGCACACCATCGTGAACGTGACCATGTACATGGGCGTCGCGGCCGTCTACGAGCTGCTGCCCGAGTTCACCGGACGCCCGTGGAAGAACAACCGGATCACGACGCTGTCGTGGAACGTCACGCTGCTGTTCGTGCTCACCGCCTACTTCCACCACATCTACATGGACTTCGCGCAGCCGTTCGCGCTGCAGATCGTCGGGCAGGTCACGTCGTACCTGAGCTCGGTCCCCGCGACCGCGGTCACGATCTTCGGCGTCATCGGCCAGGTGTACCGCGGCAGCAACCGCTGGAGCTTCACGCCGCTGGCGATGACCGCGGGCATCGTCGGCTGGGTCGTGGGCGGCTTCGCGGCCGTCGCGGACTCGACCATCGCGATCAACCGCGTCCTGCACAACACGCTCTGGGTCCCCGGGCACTTCCACACCTACTTCCTGGTGGGCTACGTGCTCATGCTGCTCGGCTTCGCGCATCACCTGTACCGCTCGCACGCCGAGAAGCTCGCCGCGGCCTCGCTGGGCCTGATGCTGCTGGGCGGCTACGGACTGGTGACGTCGTTCTACCTGGGCGGCGCGAACTCCGTCCCCCGGCGCTACGCGAGCTACGACATGATTCCCATGAGCTCGCTGGCGCTCACCGGCAAGCACCTCGCGCTGCTCGGGGCGATCTCGGCGCTCACGTTCCTGATCGGCGTGCTGACGTTCTACGTTTCGCTCATGAAGGGCCGGCGCGCGGCAGGTCAATGA
- a CDS encoding 3-hydroxybutyryl-CoA dehydrogenase, whose translation MSTLAEQRTSGPSAAVKKVAVVGGGTMGNGIAQVFATSGLDVELIDVKPEFVDRGLATIAKNLDRVAKKQEWPADKAAGIVGRIHGSTSLDAAKGCQLVIEAVTESWDLKKQIFTTLDAACPAGTILASNTSSISITEIAAVTKRPGHVIGMHFMNPVPVMQLVEVIRGLATTDETYALTEDLSKRLGKTPVEVNDYPGFVANRILMPMINEACYTLMEGVATKEAIDTVMKLGMNHPMGPLALADLIGLDTCLSIMNVLHEGLGDSKYRPCPLLRKMVAAGWLGRKSGRGFYEYAQG comes from the coding sequence ATGAGCACCCTCGCCGAGCAGCGGACGAGCGGCCCGTCGGCCGCGGTGAAGAAGGTCGCCGTCGTGGGCGGCGGAACGATGGGCAACGGCATCGCGCAGGTGTTCGCGACCAGCGGCCTCGACGTCGAACTGATCGACGTGAAGCCCGAGTTCGTGGACCGCGGGCTCGCCACCATCGCGAAGAACCTCGACCGCGTCGCGAAGAAGCAGGAGTGGCCCGCCGACAAGGCCGCCGGCATCGTCGGGCGCATCCACGGCAGCACCTCGCTCGACGCGGCGAAGGGCTGCCAGCTCGTGATCGAGGCCGTGACCGAGAGCTGGGATCTCAAGAAGCAGATCTTCACCACACTCGACGCGGCCTGCCCGGCGGGAACGATCCTGGCGAGCAACACCTCGAGCATCTCGATCACCGAGATCGCCGCCGTCACGAAGCGCCCCGGCCACGTCATCGGCATGCACTTCATGAATCCCGTGCCCGTGATGCAACTCGTCGAAGTCATCCGCGGCCTCGCGACCACGGACGAAACGTACGCGCTCACCGAGGATCTCTCGAAGCGCCTGGGCAAGACCCCCGTCGAGGTCAACGACTACCCCGGCTTCGTCGCCAACCGCATCCTCATGCCGATGATCAACGAAGCCTGCTACACGCTCATGGAAGGCGTCGCGACGAAGGAAGCGATCGACACCGTCATGAAGCTCGGCATGAACCACCCCATGGGGCCCCTCGCGCTGGCCGACCTGATCGGCCTCGACACCTGCCTGTCCATCATGAACGTTCTGCACGAGGGCCTCGGCGACTCTAAGTACCGCCCGTGCCCCCT
- a CDS encoding acetyl-CoA C-acyltransferase — protein MATPDVFIVGAARTPTGKFLGALSPLKGSDLGAVAIREAMLRAKVGGNDVDEVIMGHVVQAGQGQAPARQAQIKAGINPAVGAVTINKVCGSGLKAVMLGAQAIRAGDAECIVAGGQESMSTAPHYLFTLRSGQKLGDSTLKDGVVMDGLWCSFNDCHMIELAQYTAEKAKLTRQRIDEFALGSQRKAAAAQASGAFDREMAPVTIPQRKGEPLVVRADETVRGDTTLEALAKLGAVTKAKDGVITAGNAPGLNDGGAALVLMSEARVKATGAKPLARVTGYATGGGEPKELFFAPVDAVQKLLKKLGVAIGHFDLIEANEAFAAQALADGDALGWDWERVNVNGGAVALGHPIGASGARILTTLLYALEARGKKTGLATLCLGGGNAVALSVERV, from the coding sequence ATGGCCACTCCCGACGTCTTCATCGTGGGCGCCGCGCGCACGCCCACGGGCAAGTTCCTCGGTGCGCTTTCGCCGCTCAAGGGCTCCGACCTCGGCGCCGTCGCGATACGCGAAGCGATGCTGCGAGCGAAGGTCGGCGGCAACGACGTGGACGAGGTGATCATGGGTCACGTCGTCCAGGCCGGGCAGGGCCAGGCGCCCGCGCGACAGGCGCAGATCAAGGCCGGAATCAACCCGGCGGTCGGAGCGGTGACGATCAACAAGGTCTGCGGCTCCGGACTCAAGGCGGTGATGCTCGGCGCGCAGGCCATTCGCGCCGGCGACGCCGAGTGCATCGTCGCCGGCGGGCAGGAGAGCATGAGCACCGCGCCCCACTACCTGTTCACGCTGCGGAGCGGACAGAAGCTGGGCGACAGCACGCTCAAGGACGGCGTCGTCATGGACGGACTGTGGTGCTCATTCAACGACTGCCACATGATCGAGCTGGCCCAGTACACCGCCGAGAAGGCGAAGCTCACGCGCCAGCGCATTGACGAGTTCGCGCTCGGCTCCCAGAGGAAGGCCGCCGCCGCGCAGGCTTCGGGCGCGTTCGACCGCGAGATGGCGCCGGTCACGATCCCGCAGCGCAAGGGCGAACCCCTGGTCGTCCGGGCCGACGAAACCGTGCGCGGCGACACGACGCTCGAGGCCCTCGCGAAGCTGGGCGCGGTGACGAAGGCGAAGGACGGGGTGATCACCGCCGGCAACGCGCCAGGCCTCAACGACGGCGGCGCCGCGCTCGTGCTGATGAGCGAAGCGCGCGTCAAGGCGACCGGCGCGAAGCCCCTCGCCCGCGTGACCGGCTACGCCACCGGCGGCGGAGAGCCGAAGGAGCTGTTCTTCGCGCCCGTGGACGCCGTGCAGAAGCTGCTGAAGAAGCTGGGTGTCGCGATCGGCCACTTCGACCTGATCGAAGCCAACGAAGCCTTCGCCGCGCAGGCCCTGGCCGACGGCGACGCGCTCGGCTGGGACTGGGAGCGCGTCAACGTGAACGGCGGCGCCGTCGCGCTCGGCCACCCCATCGGCGCGAGCGGCGCCCGCATCCTGACGACGCTGCTCTACGCGCTCGAAGCGCGCGGCAAGAAGACCGGGCTCGCGACGCTGTGCCTGGGCGGAGGCAACGCCGTCGCTCTTTCCGTGGAGCGTGTCTGA